The following proteins come from a genomic window of Candidatus Poribacteria bacterium:
- a CDS encoding phytanoyl-CoA dioxygenase family protein has protein sequence MRLTQEQCETFRTQGVLIVKNALTDEDLQPVIDEISDWISERALSLKQEGKIEDLHEDDLFDKRFGKLLAQSNEMVGGLDIMHYRGKAIFEFLKNDNLLDVVEGIVGPEITCNPIQHLRAKPPVIDGNASWAGGVPWHQDAGVMMPEAEGSTIITCWLPLGDSTIEMGCLEALPGMTEEKGYLSHQKEGGTMIKPELMPDVEPLMLECYRGDVILLSRFTPHRSQPNTSDRCRWSLDLRYQTTGHHTGRTAHPDFIVRSRQNPETVLSEHQAWCDLWVDAFENPRGFAGHRSE, from the coding sequence ATGAGACTCACGCAAGAGCAGTGCGAAACCTTCCGAACACAAGGCGTGCTGATCGTCAAAAATGCCTTGACTGATGAAGACCTCCAGCCGGTGATTGATGAAATTTCGGACTGGATTTCGGAACGCGCCCTTTCTTTAAAGCAGGAAGGCAAAATCGAAGACTTGCATGAAGATGACCTCTTCGATAAACGGTTTGGTAAGTTGTTGGCACAGTCCAACGAGATGGTGGGTGGCTTGGACATTATGCACTATCGCGGCAAAGCCATCTTTGAATTCCTGAAGAACGATAACCTTTTAGATGTCGTTGAAGGAATCGTTGGTCCCGAAATTACCTGCAATCCGATTCAGCATTTACGTGCAAAACCGCCCGTTATAGATGGGAACGCGAGTTGGGCAGGAGGTGTGCCGTGGCATCAGGATGCTGGTGTGATGATGCCGGAAGCGGAAGGATCCACCATCATCACTTGTTGGCTTCCGTTAGGCGATAGCACGATAGAGATGGGATGTCTTGAAGCATTGCCCGGTATGACGGAAGAAAAAGGCTATCTGAGCCACCAAAAAGAGGGCGGGACGATGATCAAACCGGAGTTAATGCCGGATGTTGAACCGTTGATGTTGGAGTGTTACCGTGGGGACGTTATCTTGTTAAGTCGATTCACGCCGCATCGTTCGCAACCGAATACATCTGACCGGTGCCGCTGGTCGCTGGATTTACGGTATCAGACGACAGGACATCACACAGGACGCACGGCACATCCAGACTTCATCGTACGAAGTCGCCAAAACCCCGAAACCGTCCTATCTGAACACCAAGCGTGGTGTGATTTGTGGGTAGATGCTTTTGAAAATCCACGCGGCTTCGCAGGGCATAGGTCGGAATAG
- a CDS encoding NTP transferase domain-containing protein, which translates to MQAIILCGGLATRLGETAKTLPKILLEIAGKTVLEWQIQLLRDVGVTVVVLASGHLHDVLYEHVGDTYAGIRIRYAKEEKRLGTGGAVQNAMRYINTSPFFVLNGDILLANFSLREMLVRFDQGMAGVLLSVHVPDIRPYGEIVSDSEGRIQAFREKQPICRAGYVNGAIYLFDQSIAEAFPDDQEIFSMERDVFPFVSNLYTLRTDADWIDIGVPERLAYAREYF; encoded by the coding sequence ATGCAAGCGATTATTCTGTGCGGCGGTCTCGCCACGCGACTCGGCGAGACGGCGAAAACGCTTCCGAAGATTTTGTTGGAGATCGCTGGGAAAACAGTATTGGAATGGCAAATCCAATTGCTGAGAGATGTAGGTGTCACCGTAGTCGTCCTTGCGTCGGGACACCTTCACGATGTGCTTTACGAACACGTAGGAGACACTTACGCTGGGATACGCATCCGTTACGCCAAAGAGGAAAAGCGGCTCGGTACTGGCGGTGCGGTTCAGAATGCGATGCGGTACATCAATACATCACCCTTTTTTGTTCTAAATGGGGATATTTTGCTCGCCAACTTTTCGCTGCGGGAAATGTTAGTCCGATTTGACCAAGGCATGGCAGGTGTGTTGTTAAGTGTGCATGTCCCCGACATCCGCCCCTACGGCGAAATTGTATCGGACAGTGAGGGAAGAATTCAGGCATTTCGTGAGAAACAGCCTATCTGTCGTGCCGGTTATGTCAACGGTGCGATATATCTTTTCGATCAAAGCATTGCTGAGGCATTTCCAGACGATCAAGAGATTTTCTCGATGGAACGAGACGTTTTTCCGTTTGTTTCCAATCTCTATACGTTACGAACGGACGCAGACTGGATCGATATCGGTGTTCCAGAGCGGTTGGCTTATGCGCGCGAATACTTTTAA